One region of Salvelinus sp. IW2-2015 linkage group LG1, ASM291031v2, whole genome shotgun sequence genomic DNA includes:
- the LOC111964686 gene encoding transforming acidic coiled-coil-containing protein 1 isoform X3: protein MVSGLAGDPAHSLFNQNMGQAEPPLAPEEEAPVDPKEEAPVDPKEEAPVDPKEEAPMDPKKGPQMLPNTATAEVQPSTADPPAHANGEAMTSPALNLDLPDERPNATSLDLGLPEEKPLATSLDLGQPEEERPLSSSTEPVCNGHPIETISEPQGKLTKIPKTKPPSLKIKGALSEASTQGDGDIDIITIPKASYNFDPDQFDDSFNPFAIGGSKIQNSPPAFAADALPTLEALPVSSSFPKLEPLPVRSSSPPLCGTSSSPKMEVEEVKELSSEASEETKPVKMEFGLDEAGEVKKTQPRRLGKKPGSKLATKKPKAKATTTAPAPTPTPEPVVAEPVAEPVSETASELLSVPCASLSLDDVPIPKSTYKFDPNQWDDPNFNPFGGGGCKISSSPVLPKGSYSFDPQNFDDSAEPFKPSKPLGSENPTSQDTPERPAEEAVKPKLDRPLEEEKKMRQPPKKSKDRIIKNSCKVKKYENQSLVLDVCNQEEDAVVSQVQGMPRRVRHATDEEKLACSGIMGQKAKEEAEVEEDSACAKGPANPSNVKSQALLDGPQARITHCMDEKDICTSSEELSITPGPKLIGCEGHDDKGSPSSLENISQSEMDKAAVLTLIREEIITKEIEANEWKRKYEESHMEVLEMRKIVAEYEKTVAQMIEDEQHKRSVLGSQKSVQQVILERDQALADLNSVERSLSDLFRRYENMKTVLEGFKKNEEVLKKCAQEYLVRVRQEEQRYHTLKIHAEEKLDKANEDIAQVRSRADSESVALHASLRKEQMKVDSLERALHQKNQEIEELTKICDELIAKLGTLD, encoded by the exons ATGGTGTCTGGCCTAGCCGGGGATCCAGCTCATAGCCTCTTTAACCAGAATATGGGCCAGGCTGAGCCCCCCTTGGCTCCTGAGGAGGAGGCCCCCGTGGACCCTAAGGAGGAGGCCCCCGTGGACCCTAAGGAGGAGGCCCCCGTGGACCCTAAGGAGGAGGCCCCCATGGACCCTAAGAAGGGGCCCCAAATGCTTCCCAACACAGCCACTGCCGAGGTTCAACCCTCCACAGCAGACCCACCAGCACATGCCAATGGAGAAGCAATGACCAGTCCTGCTCTGAACTTAGATCTACCTGATGAGAGGCCAAATGCTACCTCTCTGGACTTAGGCCTACCTGAGGAGAAGCCACTGGCTACTTCTCTGGACTTAGGTCAacccgaggaagagaggccactgTCCAGCAGCACAGAGCCAGTTTGTAATGGACACCCCATTGAGACCATCTCTGAACCGCAGGGCAAACTCACTAAAATCCCTAAAACCAAGCCCCCTTCCCTGAAGATAAAGGGAGCCCTGAGCGAGGCTAGCACACAGGGGGACGGGGACATTGACATCATCACAATCCCTAAGGCTAGCTACAACTTCGACCCGGACCAGTTTGACGACAGCTTTAACCCGTTCGCCATTGGAGGCTCCAAGATACAGAACTCCCCCCCAGCTTTTGCAGCCGATGCCCTGCCCACACTTGAGGCGCTACCTGTAAGTAGCTCCTTTCCCAAACTGGAGCCTTTGCCTGTACGTAGCTCTTCTCCACCGCTTTGTGGGACTAGTTCCTCACCTAAAATGGAGGTTGAGGAGGTCAAAGAGTTATCGTCGGAGGCATCAGAGGAGACCAAGCCTGTGAAGATGGAGTTTGGGTTAGACGAGGCAGGCGAggtaaaaaaaacacagccaaGGAGGCTGGGTAAAAAGCCTGGCAGCAAGCTCGCCACCAAGAAACCAAAGGCCAAAGCAACAACGACTGCACCTGCCCCGACGCCGACACCCGAACCAGTCGTAGCTGAACCGGTAGCAGAGCCAGTTTCAGAAACAGCTTCGGAACTGCTTTCCGTGCCATGTGCCTCCTTAAGTTTGGACGACGTTCCAATTCCCAAGTCCACTTATAAGTTTGACCCCAACCAGTGGGATGACCCTAATTTTAACCCCTTTGGGGGTGGTGGTTGCAAAATCAGCAGTTCCCCAGTTCTGCCCAAAGGATCCTACAGCTTTGATCCTCAGAACTTTGACGACTCAGCGGAACCCTTTAAGCCATCTAAACCCCTGGGCAGTGAAAACCCAACTTCCCAGGATACCCCTGAGAGGCCAGCAGAGGAAGCAGTGAAACCAAAGCTGGATCGCCCtctagaggaggagaagaaaatgCGCCAGCCTCCAAAGAAAAGCAAGGACAGGATCATCAA GAATTCTTGTAAGGTGAAGAAGTATGAAAACCAGTCCCTGGTCCTGGATGTCTgcaatcag GAAGAGGATGCGGTGGTGTCCCAGGTTCAAGGAATGCCCCGCCGTGTTCGCCATGCCACCGATGAGGAAAAGCTGGCTTGCAGTGGCATCATGGGCCAGAAAGCCAAGGAGGAGGCCGAGGTGGAGGAAGACTCAGCGTGTGCCAAAGGCCCAGCCAACCCATCCAATGTCAAAAGCCAGGCGCTGCTGGATG gtCCACAGGCGAGGATAACACACTGTATGGATGAGAAAGACATTTGCACTTCG AGTGAAGAGCTGTCAATCACCCCAGGGCCAAAGTTGATTGGCTGTGAGGGTCACGATGATAAAGGCAGTCCTTCCTCCCTGGAGAACATATCGCAAAGTGAGATGGACAAAGCAGCAGTGCTCACCTTGAtcagagaggag ATAATCACTAAAGAGATAGAAGCCAATGAATGGAAGAGAAAGTATGAAGAAAGCCACATGGAGGTGTTAGAGATGAG GAAAATAGTGGCAGAGTACGAGAAAACCGTTGCACAGATGATTG AGGACGAGCAGCACAAGAGGAGTGTCCTGGGCTCCCAGAAGAGCGTCCAGCAGGTGATCCTGGAGCGGGACCAGGCCCTGGCTGACCTCAACTCTGTGGAGCGCTCACTCTCGGACCTCTTCAGACGCTACGAGAACATGAAGACCGTCCTGGAAGGCTTTAAGAAG aATGAAGAGGTGCTGAAGAAGTGTGCCCAGGAGTACCTGGTCCGCGTCAGACAGGAAGAACAGAGATACCACACACTYAAGATCCACGCAGAGGAAAAACTAGACAA AGCAAATGAAGATATYGCCCAAGTGCGCTCCAGAGCCGACTCAGAGAGTGTGGCTCTTCATGCCAGCCTGAGGAAGGAGCAGATGAAGGTGGACTCTTTGGAGAGAGCCCTCCATCAGAAG AACCAAGAAATTGAGGAGCTCACGAAAATCTGTGACGAACTAATAGCAAAGCTCGGAACGTTGGACTGA
- the LOC111964686 gene encoding transforming acidic coiled-coil-containing protein 1 isoform X2 has translation MGGSQSQQKKTGGAXNSTKRKTSSISDSEGHFATPEAQSPVHAPLSVPGELENLATDRADTLEEEDEQLMVSGLAGDPAHSLFNQNMGQAEPPLAPEEEAPVDPKEEAPVDPKEEAPVDPKEEAPMDPKKGPQMLPNTATAEVQPSTADPPAHANGEAMTSPALNLDLPDERPNATSLDLGLPEEKPLATSLDLGQPEEERPLSSSTEPVCNGHPIETISEPQGKLTKIPKTKPPSLKIKGALSEASTQGDGDIDIITIPKASYNFDPDQFDDSFNPFAIGGSKIQNSPPAFAADALPTLEALPVSSSFPKLEPLPVRSSSPPLCGTSSSPKMEVEEVKELSSEASEETKPVKMEFGLDEAGEVKKTQPRRLGKKPGSKLATKKPKAKATTTAPAPTPTPEPVVAEPVAEPVSETASELLSVPCASLSLDDVPIPKSTYKFDPNQWDDPNFNPFGGGGCKISSSPVLPKGSYSFDPQNFDDSAEPFKPSKPLGSENPTSQDTPERPAEEAVKPKLDRPLEEEKKMRQPPKKSKDRIIKNSCKVKKYENQSLVLDVCNQEEDAVVSQVQGMPRRVRHATDEEKLACSGIMGQKAKEEAEVEEDSACAKGPANPSNVKSQALLDGPQARITHCMDEKDICTSSEELSITPGPKLIGCEGHDDKGSPSSLENISQSEMDKAAVLTLIREEIITKEIEANEWKRKYEESHMEVLEMRKIVAEYEKTVAQMIEDEQHKRSVLGSQKSVQQVILERDQALADLNSVERSLSDLFRRYENMKTVLEGFKKNEEVLKKCAQEYLVRVRQEEQRYHTLKIHAEEKLDKANEDIAQVRSRADSESVALHASLRKEQMKVDSLERALHQKNQEIEELTKICDELIAKLGTLD, from the exons tTCGGACTCAGAGGGCCACTTTGCGACCCCAGAGGCTCAGAGTCCTGTCCACGCTCCACTCAGTGTCCCAGGAGAGCTGGAGAACCTCGCcactgacagagcag ATAccctggaggaggaggatgaacagCTGATGGTGTCTGGCCTAGCCGGGGATCCAGCTCATAGCCTCTTTAACCAGAATATGGGCCAGGCTGAGCCCCCCTTGGCTCCTGAGGAGGAGGCCCCCGTGGACCCTAAGGAGGAGGCCCCCGTGGACCCTAAGGAGGAGGCCCCCGTGGACCCTAAGGAGGAGGCCCCCATGGACCCTAAGAAGGGGCCCCAAATGCTTCCCAACACAGCCACTGCCGAGGTTCAACCCTCCACAGCAGACCCACCAGCACATGCCAATGGAGAAGCAATGACCAGTCCTGCTCTGAACTTAGATCTACCTGATGAGAGGCCAAATGCTACCTCTCTGGACTTAGGCCTACCTGAGGAGAAGCCACTGGCTACTTCTCTGGACTTAGGTCAacccgaggaagagaggccactgTCCAGCAGCACAGAGCCAGTTTGTAATGGACACCCCATTGAGACCATCTCTGAACCGCAGGGCAAACTCACTAAAATCCCTAAAACCAAGCCCCCTTCCCTGAAGATAAAGGGAGCCCTGAGCGAGGCTAGCACACAGGGGGACGGGGACATTGACATCATCACAATCCCTAAGGCTAGCTACAACTTCGACCCGGACCAGTTTGACGACAGCTTTAACCCGTTCGCCATTGGAGGCTCCAAGATACAGAACTCCCCCCCAGCTTTTGCAGCCGATGCCCTGCCCACACTTGAGGCGCTACCTGTAAGTAGCTCCTTTCCCAAACTGGAGCCTTTGCCTGTACGTAGCTCTTCTCCACCGCTTTGTGGGACTAGTTCCTCACCTAAAATGGAGGTTGAGGAGGTCAAAGAGTTATCGTCGGAGGCATCAGAGGAGACCAAGCCTGTGAAGATGGAGTTTGGGTTAGACGAGGCAGGCGAggtaaaaaaaacacagccaaGGAGGCTGGGTAAAAAGCCTGGCAGCAAGCTCGCCACCAAGAAACCAAAGGCCAAAGCAACAACGACTGCACCTGCCCCGACGCCGACACCCGAACCAGTCGTAGCTGAACCGGTAGCAGAGCCAGTTTCAGAAACAGCTTCGGAACTGCTTTCCGTGCCATGTGCCTCCTTAAGTTTGGACGACGTTCCAATTCCCAAGTCCACTTATAAGTTTGACCCCAACCAGTGGGATGACCCTAATTTTAACCCCTTTGGGGGTGGTGGTTGCAAAATCAGCAGTTCCCCAGTTCTGCCCAAAGGATCCTACAGCTTTGATCCTCAGAACTTTGACGACTCAGCGGAACCCTTTAAGCCATCTAAACCCCTGGGCAGTGAAAACCCAACTTCCCAGGATACCCCTGAGAGGCCAGCAGAGGAAGCAGTGAAACCAAAGCTGGATCGCCCtctagaggaggagaagaaaatgCGCCAGCCTCCAAAGAAAAGCAAGGACAGGATCATCAA GAATTCTTGTAAGGTGAAGAAGTATGAAAACCAGTCCCTGGTCCTGGATGTCTgcaatcag GAAGAGGATGCGGTGGTGTCCCAGGTTCAAGGAATGCCCCGCCGTGTTCGCCATGCCACCGATGAGGAAAAGCTGGCTTGCAGTGGCATCATGGGCCAGAAAGCCAAGGAGGAGGCCGAGGTGGAGGAAGACTCAGCGTGTGCCAAAGGCCCAGCCAACCCATCCAATGTCAAAAGCCAGGCGCTGCTGGATG gtCCACAGGCGAGGATAACACACTGTATGGATGAGAAAGACATTTGCACTTCG AGTGAAGAGCTGTCAATCACCCCAGGGCCAAAGTTGATTGGCTGTGAGGGTCACGATGATAAAGGCAGTCCTTCCTCCCTGGAGAACATATCGCAAAGTGAGATGGACAAAGCAGCAGTGCTCACCTTGAtcagagaggag ATAATCACTAAAGAGATAGAAGCCAATGAATGGAAGAGAAAGTATGAAGAAAGCCACATGGAGGTGTTAGAGATGAG GAAAATAGTGGCAGAGTACGAGAAAACCGTTGCACAGATGATTG AGGACGAGCAGCACAAGAGGAGTGTCCTGGGCTCCCAGAAGAGCGTCCAGCAGGTGATCCTGGAGCGGGACCAGGCCCTGGCTGACCTCAACTCTGTGGAGCGCTCACTCTCGGACCTCTTCAGACGCTACGAGAACATGAAGACCGTCCTGGAAGGCTTTAAGAAG aATGAAGAGGTGCTGAAGAAGTGTGCCCAGGAGTACCTGGTCCGCGTCAGACAGGAAGAACAGAGATACCACACACTYAAGATCCACGCAGAGGAAAAACTAGACAA AGCAAATGAAGATATYGCCCAAGTGCGCTCCAGAGCCGACTCAGAGAGTGTGGCTCTTCATGCCAGCCTGAGGAAGGAGCAGATGAAGGTGGACTCTTTGGAGAGAGCCCTCCATCAGAAG AACCAAGAAATTGAGGAGCTCACGAAAATCTGTGACGAACTAATAGCAAAGCTCGGAACGTTGGACTGA
- the LOC111964686 gene encoding transforming acidic coiled-coil-containing protein 1 isoform X1: MSWLSPVSWAKWTWTAVRGAGEGEDGEEEEGQGVKEEDGRLPLGRKREEEEEDGSQGCSSDSEGHFATPEAQSPVHAPLSVPGELENLATDRADTLEEEDEQLMVSGLAGDPAHSLFNQNMGQAEPPLAPEEEAPVDPKEEAPVDPKEEAPVDPKEEAPMDPKKGPQMLPNTATAEVQPSTADPPAHANGEAMTSPALNLDLPDERPNATSLDLGLPEEKPLATSLDLGQPEEERPLSSSTEPVCNGHPIETISEPQGKLTKIPKTKPPSLKIKGALSEASTQGDGDIDIITIPKASYNFDPDQFDDSFNPFAIGGSKIQNSPPAFAADALPTLEALPVSSSFPKLEPLPVRSSSPPLCGTSSSPKMEVEEVKELSSEASEETKPVKMEFGLDEAGEVKKTQPRRLGKKPGSKLATKKPKAKATTTAPAPTPTPEPVVAEPVAEPVSETASELLSVPCASLSLDDVPIPKSTYKFDPNQWDDPNFNPFGGGGCKISSSPVLPKGSYSFDPQNFDDSAEPFKPSKPLGSENPTSQDTPERPAEEAVKPKLDRPLEEEKKMRQPPKKSKDRIIKNSCKVKKYENQSLVLDVCNQEEDAVVSQVQGMPRRVRHATDEEKLACSGIMGQKAKEEAEVEEDSACAKGPANPSNVKSQALLDGPQARITHCMDEKDICTSSEELSITPGPKLIGCEGHDDKGSPSSLENISQSEMDKAAVLTLIREEIITKEIEANEWKRKYEESHMEVLEMRKIVAEYEKTVAQMIEDEQHKRSVLGSQKSVQQVILERDQALADLNSVERSLSDLFRRYENMKTVLEGFKKNEEVLKKCAQEYLVRVRQEEQRYHTLKIHAEEKLDKANEDIAQVRSRADSESVALHASLRKEQMKVDSLERALHQKNQEIEELTKICDELIAKLGTLD, encoded by the exons ATGTCTTGGCTGTCGCCCGTGTCTTGGGCCAAGTGGACGTGGACGGCAGTCCGGggagcaggggagggagaggatggtgaggaggaggagggccagggggtgaaggaggaggatggaCGGCTGCCCCTTGGACGGaagcgagaggaagaggaggaagatggatcTCAAGGGTGCAG tTCGGACTCAGAGGGCCACTTTGCGACCCCAGAGGCTCAGAGTCCTGTCCACGCTCCACTCAGTGTCCCAGGAGAGCTGGAGAACCTCGCcactgacagagcag ATAccctggaggaggaggatgaacagCTGATGGTGTCTGGCCTAGCCGGGGATCCAGCTCATAGCCTCTTTAACCAGAATATGGGCCAGGCTGAGCCCCCCTTGGCTCCTGAGGAGGAGGCCCCCGTGGACCCTAAGGAGGAGGCCCCCGTGGACCCTAAGGAGGAGGCCCCCGTGGACCCTAAGGAGGAGGCCCCCATGGACCCTAAGAAGGGGCCCCAAATGCTTCCCAACACAGCCACTGCCGAGGTTCAACCCTCCACAGCAGACCCACCAGCACATGCCAATGGAGAAGCAATGACCAGTCCTGCTCTGAACTTAGATCTACCTGATGAGAGGCCAAATGCTACCTCTCTGGACTTAGGCCTACCTGAGGAGAAGCCACTGGCTACTTCTCTGGACTTAGGTCAacccgaggaagagaggccactgTCCAGCAGCACAGAGCCAGTTTGTAATGGACACCCCATTGAGACCATCTCTGAACCGCAGGGCAAACTCACTAAAATCCCTAAAACCAAGCCCCCTTCCCTGAAGATAAAGGGAGCCCTGAGCGAGGCTAGCACACAGGGGGACGGGGACATTGACATCATCACAATCCCTAAGGCTAGCTACAACTTCGACCCGGACCAGTTTGACGACAGCTTTAACCCGTTCGCCATTGGAGGCTCCAAGATACAGAACTCCCCCCCAGCTTTTGCAGCCGATGCCCTGCCCACACTTGAGGCGCTACCTGTAAGTAGCTCCTTTCCCAAACTGGAGCCTTTGCCTGTACGTAGCTCTTCTCCACCGCTTTGTGGGACTAGTTCCTCACCTAAAATGGAGGTTGAGGAGGTCAAAGAGTTATCGTCGGAGGCATCAGAGGAGACCAAGCCTGTGAAGATGGAGTTTGGGTTAGACGAGGCAGGCGAggtaaaaaaaacacagccaaGGAGGCTGGGTAAAAAGCCTGGCAGCAAGCTCGCCACCAAGAAACCAAAGGCCAAAGCAACAACGACTGCACCTGCCCCGACGCCGACACCCGAACCAGTCGTAGCTGAACCGGTAGCAGAGCCAGTTTCAGAAACAGCTTCGGAACTGCTTTCCGTGCCATGTGCCTCCTTAAGTTTGGACGACGTTCCAATTCCCAAGTCCACTTATAAGTTTGACCCCAACCAGTGGGATGACCCTAATTTTAACCCCTTTGGGGGTGGTGGTTGCAAAATCAGCAGTTCCCCAGTTCTGCCCAAAGGATCCTACAGCTTTGATCCTCAGAACTTTGACGACTCAGCGGAACCCTTTAAGCCATCTAAACCCCTGGGCAGTGAAAACCCAACTTCCCAGGATACCCCTGAGAGGCCAGCAGAGGAAGCAGTGAAACCAAAGCTGGATCGCCCtctagaggaggagaagaaaatgCGCCAGCCTCCAAAGAAAAGCAAGGACAGGATCATCAA GAATTCTTGTAAGGTGAAGAAGTATGAAAACCAGTCCCTGGTCCTGGATGTCTgcaatcag GAAGAGGATGCGGTGGTGTCCCAGGTTCAAGGAATGCCCCGCCGTGTTCGCCATGCCACCGATGAGGAAAAGCTGGCTTGCAGTGGCATCATGGGCCAGAAAGCCAAGGAGGAGGCCGAGGTGGAGGAAGACTCAGCGTGTGCCAAAGGCCCAGCCAACCCATCCAATGTCAAAAGCCAGGCGCTGCTGGATG gtCCACAGGCGAGGATAACACACTGTATGGATGAGAAAGACATTTGCACTTCG AGTGAAGAGCTGTCAATCACCCCAGGGCCAAAGTTGATTGGCTGTGAGGGTCACGATGATAAAGGCAGTCCTTCCTCCCTGGAGAACATATCGCAAAGTGAGATGGACAAAGCAGCAGTGCTCACCTTGAtcagagaggag ATAATCACTAAAGAGATAGAAGCCAATGAATGGAAGAGAAAGTATGAAGAAAGCCACATGGAGGTGTTAGAGATGAG GAAAATAGTGGCAGAGTACGAGAAAACCGTTGCACAGATGATTG AGGACGAGCAGCACAAGAGGAGTGTCCTGGGCTCCCAGAAGAGCGTCCAGCAGGTGATCCTGGAGCGGGACCAGGCCCTGGCTGACCTCAACTCTGTGGAGCGCTCACTCTCGGACCTCTTCAGACGCTACGAGAACATGAAGACCGTCCTGGAAGGCTTTAAGAAG aATGAAGAGGTGCTGAAGAAGTGTGCCCAGGAGTACCTGGTCCGCGTCAGACAGGAAGAACAGAGATACCACACACTYAAGATCCACGCAGAGGAAAAACTAGACAA AGCAAATGAAGATATYGCCCAAGTGCGCTCCAGAGCCGACTCAGAGAGTGTGGCTCTTCATGCCAGCCTGAGGAAGGAGCAGATGAAGGTGGACTCTTTGGAGAGAGCCCTCCATCAGAAG AACCAAGAAATTGAGGAGCTCACGAAAATCTGTGACGAACTAATAGCAAAGCTCGGAACGTTGGACTGA